The Cydia splendana chromosome 21, ilCydSple1.2, whole genome shotgun sequence genome segment ACCGGACTATAATAGGAAATATcttcaagaaaatagaaaagaaGTAGGTATGTGAAGAGTCCTTCGTCAGCCGCTGTTGCACAGAGATCCAGAAATACGTAAGCACGAAGCACCCGTACGTTGAAATATACATAGTCTACGTTAGCACTCCTCCTCACGGTATTGCTACAGGCCAAATTTCTCAGCTGGAACGACTGGTATCAGGTACGTATTGAAGTGATATTTTCTCATGCTGAAACAAAATATTCTTGAAATTCAGAGTGTTTTAGTTACCTTATTCGGTCCGTTCAGTTGTAATACTTGTAATCATTTAAGCAGTTACTCGCTGCGTGTTTAAGTAGAAGGATGATGTTGTTACTACGAAACTATCAAAACCTAGAATTGGATTGGATCCATGGGATCGTAACTTTTGGGGAGAGATGATATATACTGACCTGGTAACAGGCCATAGGGCCAAAATTCTTTAAGTacaaataaactgaaataagtaTTCAACTTTCTTAAAGATACTTTATCTAATACtaacacatgctatttacatctTTACAAacaaagatatggcctagatggtgaaTGAACTTAAGTAAggtgatattaaaaaatatagaaaagttagattatctcgaaaaccacgaaacatTTAAACTAGTACATTTACTGGACCAGCCAAAGGTGCCCTGTCGGTGGTTAGAAGGTTATCCATTAATTACTGTATACACCTACTATGAGGTATACAGCTACTATGAGGACGACTATTTAAGTTGGGGTATTTACTGTACATActcagatatttaaaaaaatcccaaGGCCAAATATTCGtattaataaatcaaataaatgcaCCTGGAAAATTGACGTGCTCAATGGAGCATTTTAGGAAAATTGACAAATTTTTGTTTACTTACAGGAAGAAATCTTTCACATTTCCTCTATATCTTGAGAGTCTTGAAAtcaaatatacatacttactatACAAATATTATGTTGTAGATAGAtaaagtcagaccgagaaaagtctgcagcgattttcatagcccacgcagtgcaagtgtcattttaaacgtcaaatttctatgaaattatgacgtgtaaatacacttgcactgcgtgggctatcaaaatcgctgcagacttttcttggtctaactttacctATCGCATTTTATGTGTCGCTTTCGTTCTATATTGTATTTAGTTGTGTGCTAGTGCAACATACTGATACATATTGATATTAAATTAAGTTTCTAAATACGCCCTcttattttttaccattttacCATCATCATTAATTTCAAACCCAGTTTAACAAAATAATGAAGTTTATATTCTCGATACCTATGATAAAAATGAAATACCAATGCGCTAAGGTAACGGTGGAAATTCTATTCGATCCTCTATCAAGCGTCGGCAGAATACAAAATGGCTGCCCATTTTCGTCCGGATCCGCCAACGGGGAAAGTGATGCCTATTTCACTTGgacaattaaattaattatgtatttaatgtgCCAACTGGGCAACTATACACATGGCACTTAGCCAAGGTGAAGAAGTTTTTTTTCTGTCCTCGTCAGACAAAATATGTAGGGCCACGTTATACATTCAAAACATAAGATTCCGTTAAATTGATAACCTAAGCTACCATATACACATCAGTAtaaaccttttaaccgccacaGAATTTTTGATCGAGCGTGTTTCACGAAGTTTCGTCTTATTCatcagaccgcggcgaaatgagcccgattttgtTTGTCTTATATATCAGTCTACGGCGGTCAAAAGGGTTGACAGGGTTGGtacttttcattatttttatacctataaaattatagatagctatataccgggtgtggcctgtaacatgagcaaataattaaaacatagattgtactcctcaaacggtgacacttttgttcaacaactttaaaaaatcatgaagtatttagactccctatttttcatacaaaataaatattatcttcaatggacgccatcgccacgccatatcattgtgattgacgttgcttgtcacgccttaaacataacaaaattcgcaatacattattgcgtcttagaataaactttaaagtgtattaaaaattaaaccacaagttatttttaaaagttgctgaactaatgttggtcagtatgaggagtacagcctacagtttaattttttgctcgtattacaggccacacccggtataaatatatcttatttttttaatttcaaaattGGTTCAATATCTTCAGGATGGTTATTGTTATCCACTAAAAACTCCGTATGAatgatttatttgttttttattattttattccctGACCCTTTTATTAACTGGTTTTTGTGAATTTTTAACTCTATTTTAATTAACTAGTTGCTACCTTTTGCTCTCAAGTAGCACCACGTAAAAATCGTTATATTTAAACTATGTCCATTTCCATTGTCCATGGAAATCCGTTCAGCTGTTTAAATGGGAAAGTAAATAGTTGAAGATGATTTAATTTAACTTTAAGAAgtattttaaatgaattaataagtacctaggtattatGGATAGTGTTGGCTACGTCTGTGATATCAATTACGCATTCAACCAGACGTTTTTAGCTGAGCTTATCGTGACTAAAATGTCATGCGTCATTCCACTAAGCTGGCTCTGGGCGTTAAACCGAGCACACATTACATCACCACGCAAATACATTGTCCACTCAGCTCTCAAAACAAATTTATGTCAAATTAAACTAACGGCTTTGTCAACATCAATGCAAACTGCACCGGCCCACATCGGTTGACTTAATCATTAATTCATTGCCACGCCAAGGAAGCGCCAAACCAAAACTATGGAGCGACCCACACTTGGAATGTGAGGCCATTCAATATTAAATACTCACTACTTAGTTACCTCACCGGCACCGCACAGAGTGGACAGTCAGTGCAGAAGAAAACCCACTTAAGTGACCTGTTATCCCCTTTCTCGACATATAAGGACATGTCTAAATTAACTGTGACGAATTTCACGAAGCGGACAGGAAGTCCGTTCAGCAAGAATGAAACAATTGAAGTGAAACACGAAGAAGTTCTTCAGAAATCTCCCTTTGTGAAGCAGAAGGAGAAGCAGAGTGAGTTGCTGCAGAAGGTAAATAAGAAGACTGCTGAGTATCAATCGAATAAACCTAGTTCTGGTGTGTTTACTGAAGTTACTACATCAGGCGCGTTTACATCTAAAAATACAACAGTTAAAGAAGCAACAAAGAATGATGCAAGAGCATCACCCCCCAAAAACATCTCAAATGGAAATGGATCTAAGGGACTCCTAGGTTTCCCGTCATCGGCGAATGACTTGGCACTTGATGCCAAATCTGATCTTGAAGCAGACGCAAACATATCAAAAGAAACAAAAGACAAGGTGATCGAGAAACTGTTTACTTTAGTGTCTATGGTGCAACATGTTTTCGAGTCCAAAGTGAGAATTATGCAGGAGCTAGAAAAATACAAGGATACGCATATGAAGAACGAAATTAGGAGGGAAAAGGAACATTCAGAACAGCTGTACAAGTTGAATATGAATTTCCAGAACGAGGTTGTTCAATCGATTCAGAGATTGAAGAGTGAGATCGATATTTCGAGGAATGTATCCGAAAATGTGGAAGACAAAGGTAGTGGTAGTGGAAATGACACATCGATAGAGTTCACTACGAAATCACAAACCAGCGAGGAAAACGATATTGAAATTAAGGAGGATGACAAATCAGAAGGAAGTGAAGAGTGATGATGCcattttatgtaaaaaatacTGTAATATAAATCAGATTTTGTGGTGCTGTGTTTAATTTAGCCTGAAGTTTCCCTATTTTTCTGTTGCGCATTTTAATGCGTTGGAGATAAATTTTGTTCATTtacctatttttattaattctacGTAAACATCAACTCATGTGAAGTTAGCATTGGAAACAGTGCGGAGGTACTTGTAGGGTTTAGGTCGCATGGAGGTAGCACCATACACAAAGGTATAAGTACTGTATTAGTTTCAATTGGGACAtacataatttgtttttcaaaaaacataatttgaccgaatcatttTGCTGGTATGGCTTTTTACCTATATCGTATAAACATACAGAACTCTCGATTATATGTGGTCCGACACGCACTAGGCCCGTTTTTAGGTATTgaaatttttataaataacttaatacTAGATAACTACTAAATCAGGTTAACAAGTAAATTTGTCAAGGTAAATCACCTGCTACTCGTAGTTAAAGGAATGCAAGTAGGCGGCGTTGTAGGATTTACTACCGATTCCATTGGCATTTTACGATCACTGTTTTGCTGCTTAATTAAATTATGACCTCATGTGATCATGAGGTGTCAGGATATAAATTATGATAAATAGGTTAAAAAATAGGTAGGTTTCAAAAAACACCTATGACTAAGcccgacccaaaatgagtcatAAGTGGAAACCGCGTTCTAAAATACCTAATCCAAAAACGTATACTAGTAGGtcttaattttgattttaaaatcTAGATATCAGTGGCTCACTCGTTCAAATCAAATTAAAACTAAGACATATGTTTACGTTTCTGGACGCTATAATAGTCTTTCCACATTAAATTCTATCCGGCATAACGTAGGagtttgttttataacgtgaaaatgatatgataaaataataaaatacgtaTTATTCAGGGACTACTAGCAAGTGGCGTTAAAATTAGCGCCATCTCTCATGATCGATACGAACTAATCAAAAGCGAATGGTGCCTAACACGCTTTCGCTCCACAATTTAAGTAGTTCGACCATTAACCGCTAGGTGTCGCTATATATGAAAATATTTCACCTCTTTAAGCTAGATAGGCGTAGTAGGCTACGATTCGTACTCTTGTGCCATACTCGTATGTATACTTATGTCTTAAAACCTAGATAcctatatatgttgcagtcaaaagtgtgaactggtcaaaagaacttttaaccgacaaaaacaggcaaaactgcttttgactgagcatgttggtcaaaagtagttaaagtagttttacctgaaaatcatacctatttctggcagcagtttcgtttttagggcgtagcaaaaaaaaaaccctaacctacctatctctgggaacagtttcgttttttgggcgtagcaaaaaaaaataaccctaacctacctatctctgcgagtacttttgactgtagtgtccgaccgaaacatgtttttttgccgaaaccgaaaccgaaaccgaatgttcggctttggctctagtttcggccgaaaccgaaaccgaaaccgaaccttttttagacttgttaaaatcgttgaaaaaatgtcataaaaccacttttacacacatattatggggctgtcaacacccaatgtccttgaaattgatgttacttaagcagttttttaagaaaattactagagttagaccaagataattctgcaacgattttgataacacacgcagtgcatgtgttattttaaacgtcaaaacttctgtgaaattatgacgtataaataacatttgcactagttgcactgcgtatgcgtatgctatcaaaataattgtagaactttcttggtctaactctattcattcaccagtcaagccaacatgcagatacagggtcaaccaaaaacgcgagcgcagcgagcgcgaattttttgttgacaatatcgcaaggccgggtaccgatcttcacctgggcctaaacgtccgaagtgccccagtgaggcgaactttaattcatgcgaagtcaaagccgtgcttcaggcttcaggataagtagttgagcacagactccaaccaatgtccattgtattaaaaagcgagatagagtcggaccaaaaaaagtctgcagcggatttgataacccacgcagtgcaaatgttatttatacgtcataatttcatagaagtttgacgtttcaaataacacttgaactgcgtggggtaccaaatccgctgcagactattcttggtctgactctatttccttgagcgctggtggcctagcggtaagagcgtgcgactttgaatccgaaggtcgcaggtacaaaccccggctcgtaccaatgagtttttcggaacttatatacgaaatatcatttgatatttactatttgcttttcggtgaaggaaaaacatcgtgaggaagccggactagtcccgataaggcctagtttactctctgggtttgaaggtcagtctgatggcagtcgctttcgtaaaaactagtgcctacgagTTGCCTAcctagttgtcaattggaccctaggctcccatgagccgtggcaaaaattccgggattacgcgaggaagatgatgagttttcttattattcctttgcccaggcccagtaacatacgacagtgctatctcatttactccgatacaattagttattagacagtgtgcgcgttataggtattaacagcctcttaagactgcgtcgacc includes the following:
- the LOC134801093 gene encoding uncharacterized protein LOC134801093 translates to MSKLTVTNFTKRTGSPFSKNETIEVKHEEVLQKSPFVKQKEKQSELLQKVNKKTAEYQSNKPSSGVFTEVTTSGAFTSKNTTVKEATKNDARASPPKNISNGNGSKGLLGFPSSANDLALDAKSDLEADANISKETKDKVIEKLFTLVSMVQHVFESKVRIMQELEKYKDTHMKNEIRREKEHSEQLYKLNMNFQNEVVQSIQRLKSEIDISRNVSENVEDKGSGSGNDTSIEFTTKSQTSEENDIEIKEDDKSEGSEE